The following are from one region of the Rhodopirellula sp. P2 genome:
- a CDS encoding DUF1501 domain-containing protein, which yields MKLHRTCDGIVRRDFLRAGTLGLGAVALPGLSLPSLLRAEEAGRVLPGGAKRAIFIELNGGPSHIDTFDPKPNASDEIRGPFQPIATNVPGIQVSEHLPKLAQVADKFAILRGVSHTLAAHQLGREYINSGTRPIPSLEYPSYGAVMTQQRPGDHDIPNHVAIPKASHGAGFLGIQHAALETKATPTPNQPFSVRGISLPGNVSIDEVTRRQSLLKKLDRRFAALEKSESLLQGLDRFGEQAYAMITSSRAREAFDISREPESMRKQFGEDAFSQSCLLALRLIESDVRFVSLQLGGWDTHQDNFTKLKEQQLPKLDAGLSGLLVGLEQRGLLESTAVFVTGEFGRTPKINDRSVEGGRDHYPRCMFMLMAGGNVRGGQVIGESDDTAAGPRHEAITPDDVAASFYRNLGIDPTMEFESDTGRPITLVRDGHPIEALFS from the coding sequence ATGAAACTTCATCGAACATGCGATGGAATCGTCCGTCGCGATTTCCTTCGGGCGGGCACGCTGGGCCTTGGTGCTGTCGCACTTCCTGGTTTGTCGCTTCCTTCCCTGTTGCGAGCGGAAGAAGCGGGCCGGGTCCTGCCTGGAGGCGCCAAGCGAGCGATCTTCATCGAACTCAACGGTGGACCATCCCACATCGACACGTTCGATCCCAAACCAAACGCCAGCGATGAGATTCGCGGTCCGTTTCAACCGATTGCAACCAACGTTCCTGGCATCCAAGTCAGCGAACACTTGCCGAAACTGGCTCAGGTTGCCGACAAATTCGCGATTCTGCGAGGTGTCAGCCACACCCTCGCCGCGCACCAACTGGGCCGCGAATACATCAACAGTGGGACACGTCCCATTCCTTCCCTGGAATACCCCAGCTACGGCGCCGTGATGACGCAGCAGCGTCCTGGCGATCATGACATTCCCAACCATGTCGCGATTCCCAAAGCGTCGCACGGCGCAGGATTCCTAGGCATCCAACACGCCGCTCTGGAAACCAAGGCGACGCCGACTCCCAACCAACCATTCTCCGTTCGAGGAATCTCGCTTCCCGGCAATGTTTCGATCGATGAAGTCACGCGCCGCCAAAGCCTGCTGAAGAAACTGGATCGTCGCTTTGCCGCGCTCGAGAAAAGCGAATCCTTGCTTCAAGGTCTGGACCGCTTTGGCGAACAAGCCTACGCAATGATCACCTCTTCGCGAGCACGGGAAGCCTTCGACATATCACGCGAACCCGAGAGCATGCGGAAGCAGTTCGGCGAAGATGCGTTCAGCCAAAGCTGCTTGCTCGCCCTGCGTCTGATCGAATCCGATGTTCGTTTTGTTTCGCTGCAACTGGGAGGCTGGGACACTCACCAGGACAACTTCACCAAATTGAAGGAGCAACAGCTTCCCAAATTGGACGCCGGCCTCAGCGGATTGCTGGTCGGTCTGGAGCAACGTGGCCTGCTCGAATCCACCGCCGTGTTTGTCACGGGCGAATTTGGACGCACGCCCAAGATCAATGATCGCAGCGTTGAAGGTGGTCGCGATCACTACCCGCGTTGCATGTTCATGCTGATGGCAGGCGGCAACGTCCGCGGTGGACAGGTGATCGGAGAAAGCGATGACACCGCTGCGGGACCGCGGCACGAGGCCATCACACCAGATGACGTTGCGGCCAGCTTCTACCGGAACCTCGGCATTGATCCCACGATGGAATTTGAAAGCGACACCGGTCGCCCCATCACGCTGGTTCGAGACGGGCACCCAATCGAAGCTTTGTTCAGCTGA